GGCTCGTTTGTTCCCTCAGAGGGAGCACCTAGTTCCCCAGGGCGAAGACGAGGACAAAAACAATGCAAGCGGCTATTTAGGCCCTCTCTTGCTTTCTCTAGAGGGGAAAACGCATTAACCGCTACACAGTTGTCACTAACAATGCTAACCTTTCGCGGAAGCCACACCGCCGCCAGGCGGATGGGCTCCGGAAACAGTCGCGTTCGTCTTCGGCCCTGGATGCCCAAGCAGTGCCAGCGAAGCAATTTGTCCGAACACGACATGCAGAGGTTTTGCCGACCCTTCCCCGGTTTGACACGGGCTACGAACGGCATATCGTCCACCGGCCAGCACCGGTGAGCAGCTACCCGGTGGCCATAGCAAACGGTAAAGGAGCCGGGACCATCAAACACGCGAGCGTCCACAAACTCAGGTAGGGTCTTGCCATCGCAGCGAGATACATGCTCCTCTCCAACGAGCAAAGGGTTGCTATCCAATCCGCCGTCGAAAAGGGAACGGCCGCTAGGCGTACTCAGGAGCACATGAGCCCCGCCGAATGGGGTAGACATCGCACCGCAGGGATACTCTGTGCACACCAAGTGCACGCTCACGCCGGGCCGAAGACGGAAACACTCCCCCACTGCATCACAACTTGCGTCACCGCCGGAGAACTGAGGAAAACAATGGTGACGCTCAACGGCAAAATGAAGTCGGTCGTCACCCCGTGAAAGATACGCTGCTGCATCCAGAAGGAATGCCACGAGGCCACGCCGGGCCATAACCTCCGCGTGCCCGTCTCTCAGCATCAAATCGGCCTCAACAGTAAACTCCACTGGTTTGTAACCCACACAACGCGTCCCACTTCCCAACGAGACGCACACAAAACTAGGACCACTAATTTTATCACAGGGAGAGGCGCGGGGCAGTCCTAGCACAAACCCTGCTACCACCTCCCCCCTACCATCCAGGGCACTAATTGCACTACAGTCCCAACCAAAACCACGCGGTTGAGAACGGAGGGCTATAGCAAATGCCTCAAGAGGAGTGGCACAACCCGGGAAACAGTCGTGAGGCACATCCACATGCATCCACTCCAAAAATAAGGCGGGGATGGACGCGACGCCACCCAGAGAAAACTACTCCTAAATCCCAACAAAATAAGTGAAAAGgcaagagagagagagagagagtattACGtcaacacacgcacacacgcaagcTGGAGTATAATATGCACATTACATGTGTCACATCAAAGTAAGACCACTGGCACCCGTTTGAAGAGTTGTAACCCCAGTTATCCCTGCTAACGGGGCACAGCTGGCAGCATCGCTTAGAAGTGGATCACACGCTCACTGCCCCGATTGAGGGAATAAGCGGTCAAGTAGTGTTTCCGCGAGGTATGCGGTATGTTGCTGACTCAATCGTGCATCAAGCGGCTGGCCTGACTCGAATGCACGAAGCAGAGCCGCATCTCGCGTGGATAACATGGATGACTGCATGGTGCCCCACAGGCGGGCGTTATTTTGTGGGTTACTCTGGAGGTACTCCGACGCCTTCAACGGATCAACAGTCCACAATGCGCTGACAAAGCCCAGCAAGGGCACGATTCGAGACTCAATTAGTACTTTCTCCTCGGGTTCAAACGCAGTCCGAAGACCATGCGTGCTACCGAGCCCCACCACGAGTGCTGAAGGTATGGAAGACTCACACTCCAGACAATGTAACACAGTCCCTACAAGTTGATGCCGAGACGGGTAAGATATGCAGAGAGGATCCAGCAGTGCGTCGCTGAAAGAAATGAGGCGCGTGGCGCCAAATGGAAAACAAGGACTTCCAAAGATGAAGAGAATATCGCTTCCTCTTAAGCCACGATGAGCCAAGAGAACACGTTCTAGTGACTCACCCACCATGACGACCGGAACACGCGGCTCGAGCAGCGCGCATCGCCGTGGGTTGTTGTGCTCACCTAGAAGCAGACGGTCACACCACACACCCATGTAATCCGACACCCTCTCAGAATCCCAAGTCTGCGCGTTTCGACACGGCCTGCGGAACCGAGAGCCACTGTGACTGCAGGTATGCCTTGCAAATGGTCCGTATTGGCGGAAAGCGTACCGCTCGCGAGTCCTTCCCTTCGCATCTCTTGCTTGAATGCGGTTTTCATCTGGGTTCTGTACGTCACTCGGGGAAGGGGCACATGTTTCTAGTATTTTCCTTGCAACAAGTCTGCCTAGAGCCCCCCGCGCCTCGCTGCCTTGCTCATCGTTTAGGGTTCCAATGCAGACAAGAAGACGCTCCACAGCGGGATTGGCAATCGACAGCCTGACCCGCAGGGCCACCGAACTTGGCATCGACACCTTTTCCAGTTCACACTAGTGGATCAGTTTCTGCTTCAAACTaaggaagggaaataaaaaaggggccGAGTACTCCCCCAAAGACAATACGGTGCGCAGGGGCGTAGACACGCATCCACGGAACCGGTAAAACACTACGTTACGAACGTCAGACacgttttctttcattcctcATAAGTCGTAGACAGTGATCTCTTCTGATGTTGTACTACCGTAAACACGACAGaacctttgttgttgtcgttgacTCTGGCACGCACTCGCAGGCGAAAGAGTTCAGCCTGtggaaaggaacaaaacTTACGACCTGGCTACCTCAACCCAGCGTCTCGCCTACTTATCATTTACTTCATTATTTACCCGCTTGACGCCAGTTTCCAGCGCTTGGCGGAACGGGGTGGGTATGCTACTAATATTCCCGTAAATAGGGTTTTACACCTTCTGACTGGCATCACCTGCCACTTCAGCGGGAGGCGCGGGCGCGCTACAATCTCCTTCCGCTATCGCCTGCTCCCGACGCTTCTtctccatttcttccttaCGAGCACGAAGCTGTGCATCCCGGACCTCACGTATTTTTCTCCGCGTGTTCACTAATACGGTGTCCTCCCTATCCTCCCGCAGAAAAAGAGTGGCGCCCTCCAACTCGGACGCCTGCAGTTCCGTTATGGCACGGGCAGCGTCTTCCGGGGTGACAAATTCCACCACAGCTCTTCCCCCTGAGAAAACTTTGCAAAAGGTGACCTCCCCCGCTTGACGCAAATGATCCTTGAGTGTGTGCCAAGTAGTTTCGTCGGAAAGTCCAGACACCTGCACACGCTGACCCACCAATTTCTTAATGCCATCAATCTCCACCTCCACCGCGGTAAGGGTTAACGGATCCACACGCCGCACAGGGGGGTTGAAGCTAGGGGGGGCAGCAGTCCATGCCTCCTCGTCGACCACGTTTGGTTGGCCCCAGACGCCATCATCCGCACCACCACGACCGCGTCGGAAACCACCACGACCACGGTTTGCCCGAGCACCGGTAGCTGCACCGCGCCACCCGGCATCGCCGTCGTTCCACGGGTTACTGAAACCATGAGCACTTCCACCCCGACCAGAGCCCCAGCCGCCGTTGCTGCCCCCACCAGAGCCACGGCCTCCTCCACCAGAGCCCCAGCCAccgccgcctcctccaccaGAGCCCCAGCCGCCGTTGCCACCTCCGCCAGAGCCCCACCCAccgccgcctcctccaccaGAGCCCCAGCCGCCTCTTCCACCGctgccaccgccaccgctaCCATTGCCTGGGCCATCGTCGGATCCCCATCCCCCACCAGAAGAGCCACCCCCCCACCCTTGGAGAAAGGCCACCGTGGCATTCAGCACCCTAACAGGTGTGCGCTTCATATCACTGAGTAAAaactcaaaataaaaaagatgcGCGCCGCGCTTTTACAATATCCTTACTTCTAAACCCACTTCAGCAAggattgtattttttttaaaaaagagaccACATACACGAGAGAACGCATATGTATTATAATGGCGTCAACAAAGCACAAACACTCCATTTTTTCGCAGGTCTTACACTTGCACAACGTAATTCATGATGACGAAACCACACAGACCTCCCCTGGGGAAAGCAAGACAGCAAGCAAACGAACAACAGTCGCCGCACCAACCGGTGCAGTGAGATGTACCGAAAGTACATAACGCTCGCCTAAGTTCTTTCCTTAACCTCACACAAACGGAAAGCAAgcaaagtcaaaaaaaataaaagcagaAACCGCTACCACCACTTCGAGGGGATTTCACTGAAACAACGCTACAGCTGAAGTTGGAGAAAGAAATTCCCCCACCTCTAGATTCCAAGCGGCTGCTGCGACGCTAACAAAAACGTGTGAGGACGGGGAAGAGACAACACCCGACAACTCCATGTTCCTGGTGGGTTACACATAACAAAGCGGTGGTTGAAATGAGGGTGACAGTGCCTATTAGTCTAAAGAACCACAGCT
The genomic region above belongs to Trypanosoma brucei brucei TREU927 chromosome 10, whole genome shotgun sequence and contains:
- a CDS encoding adenosine deaminase-like protein (similarity to cDNA sequence from T cruzi, shown to have domain similarity to other adenosine deaminase genes; SMART/PFAM searches reveal relatively low similarity scores to adenosine deaminases from multiple species); amino-acid sequence: MHVDVPHDCFPGCATPLEAFAIALRSQPRGFGWDCSAISALDGRGEVVAGFVLGLPRASPCDKISGPSFVCVSLGSGTRCVGYKPVEFTVEADLMLRDGHAEVMARRGLVAFLLDAAAYLSRGDDRLHFAVERHHCFPQFSGGDASCDAVGECFRLRPGVSVHLVCTEYPCGAMSTPFGGAHVLLSTPSGRSLFDGGLDSNPLLVGEEHVSRCDGKTLPEFVDARVFDGPGSFTVCYGHRVAAHRCWPVDDMPFVARVKPGKGRQNLCMSCSDKLLRWHCLGIQGRRRTRLFPEPIRLAAVWLPRKVSIVSDNCVAVNAFSPLEKAREGLNSRLHCFCPRLRPGELGAPSEGTNEPVRGGSPFPQVDVCDFESSALRLILVGMSGDDTPLGNGGAPKRKDESCWSRAAWATVEDGNQVVPCSAGAKRRRGELEGLVVRCVLRWNEESTAALNTKAGVPRGVTKQSMNRTVQQLLQLQSDVYSGAKPPDPDTAALLEGIASRFPLSRLWMALRQREIARTVSGRYHQSCRRLQAFPPTEGEADHETRRVGNYSLYIPQRVVSVGDMAEIGRNIASGDSVHCWLQGSQRAGESVLDEVWKEGLGRKLPLLWVEKREQRVA
- a CDS encoding uncharacterized protein (Glycine-rich, supporting evidence from SMART and PFAM, similar to Glycine-rich cell wall structural protein precursor. (Swiss-Prot:P27483) (Arabidopsis thaliana;)) — protein: MKRTPVRVLNATVAFLQGWGGGSSGGGWGSDDGPGNGSGGGGSGGRGGWGSGGGGGGGWGSGGGGNGGWGSGGGGGGGWGSGGGGRGSGGGSNGGWGSGRGGSAHGFSNPWNDGDAGWRGAATGARANRGRGGFRRGRGGADDGVWGQPNVVDEEAWTAAPPSFNPPVRRVDPLTLTAVEVEIDGIKKLVGQRVQVSGLSDETTWHTLKDHLRQAGEVTFCKVFSGGRAVVEFVTPEDAARAITELQASELEGATLFLREDREDTVLVNTRRKIREVRDAQLRARKEEMEKKRREQAIAEGDCSAPAPPAEVAGDASQKV